Proteins from a genomic interval of Paenibacillus sp. RC334:
- a CDS encoding GntR family transcriptional regulator: MAPKYIQVKQEILSWIHSSRLEPQSQLPSEHEMSEQFAVSRQTVRQALGELVQEGWLFRMQGKGTFVATRDSKQPEDPRTIGVVTTYISDYIFPSIVQGIESKLSRQGYKLLLSSTGNDPEQERQCLEMLLSQPLSGIIIEPTKSGERNPNLNYYLTVENRQIPYLMINARYEEMDAPCLRVDDEKGGFLAAEHLIKLGHRRLAGFFKTDDMQGILRMKGFVAAHRKYGVTLHPNAVTTYRTEEKNEVPLQRASALLSMEPEERPTGWVTYNDELAVRLLDIVRSAGLSIPGDLSLVGFDDSFLATATEIKLTTIRHPKEELGLRAADTILSMIEEKGFREEDRQWIIPPELIIRESTGPVASDV; the protein is encoded by the coding sequence ATGGCGCCCAAATATATACAAGTTAAACAGGAAATTTTGTCATGGATTCATTCATCCAGGCTGGAGCCTCAAAGCCAGCTTCCATCTGAGCATGAAATGTCTGAGCAATTTGCGGTTAGTCGGCAAACCGTGCGTCAGGCGTTAGGTGAGCTGGTGCAGGAAGGTTGGCTGTTTCGCATGCAGGGCAAGGGGACCTTTGTCGCCACACGGGATAGCAAGCAGCCCGAGGACCCACGGACGATCGGGGTCGTTACGACCTATATATCGGATTATATTTTTCCGTCGATTGTGCAGGGAATTGAATCCAAATTAAGTCGTCAGGGCTATAAGCTACTGCTGTCAAGCACAGGCAATGACCCTGAGCAGGAACGGCAGTGTTTGGAAATGCTGCTTAGTCAGCCATTGAGCGGGATTATTATTGAGCCGACCAAAAGTGGGGAGCGCAACCCCAATCTCAATTATTACCTGACCGTGGAAAACCGCCAAATTCCTTATTTAATGATTAATGCCCGGTATGAGGAAATGGATGCGCCATGTCTGCGTGTGGATGATGAGAAGGGCGGATTTTTAGCGGCTGAGCATCTAATTAAGTTGGGACATCGGCGGTTAGCCGGGTTTTTCAAGACAGATGATATGCAGGGAATTCTTCGTATGAAGGGATTTGTGGCCGCCCACCGTAAATATGGGGTTACGCTGCATCCGAATGCAGTGACCACCTACCGGACAGAAGAAAAAAATGAAGTTCCGTTACAGCGTGCGTCTGCACTGTTGAGTATGGAGCCGGAAGAGCGCCCTACCGGATGGGTAACCTATAATGACGAGCTGGCTGTGCGTTTGTTGGACATTGTGCGTTCGGCGGGTCTGAGCATTCCGGGCGATTTGTCGCTGGTGGGGTTTGATGACTCTTTTTTGGCAACGGCAACGGAAATCAAGCTAACTACAATCCGCCATCCCAAAGAAGAGCTGGGACTTCGCGCCGCTGATACGATACTGTCGATGATCGAAGAAAAGGGCTTCCGCGAAGAGGATCGCCAGTGGATTATTCCACCTGAGCTGATTATCCGTGAATCTACGGGTCCTGTTGCCAGTGACGTATAA